From one Ramlibacter agri genomic stretch:
- the fusA gene encoding elongation factor G, with protein sequence MARKTPIERYRNIGISAHIDAGKTTTTERILFYTGVNHKIGEVHDGAATMDWMEQEQERGITITSAATTCFWKGMDMSFPEHRINIIDTPGHVDFTIEVERSMRVLDGACMVYCAVGGVQPQSETVWRQANKYKVPRLAFVNKMDRTGANFYKVYEQMKVRLKANPVPIVIPIGAEENFTGVVDLRKMKAIIWDEASQGMKFNFEDIPADLVETAKEWREKMVEAAAEANDDLMNKYLEEGDLTEEEITFGLRTRTIAGEIQPMLCGTAFKNKGVQRMLDAVIELMPSPVDIPPVKGTDEDEQPTTRKADDSEKFSALAFKLMTDPFVGQLTFVRVYSGVLSKGDSVFNPIRGKKERIGRIVQMHANNRMEVDEIRAGDIAACVGLKDVTTGETLCDPASIVMLERMVFPEPVIAQAVEPKTKVDQEKMGIALNRLAAEDPSFRVRTDEESGQTIIAGMGELHLEIIVDRMKREFGVEANVGKPQVAYRETIRRVVEDAEGKFVRQSGGKGQYGHVVLKLEPNEVGKGIQFVDAIKGGVVPREFIPAVEKGINEAVTQGVLAGYPVVDVKVTLHFGSYHDVDSNELAFKMAAIFGFKEGAKKAQPVILEPMMSVEVETPEDYAGNVMGDLSSRRGMVQGMDDMPGGGKVIKAEVPLAEMFGYSTTLRSMSQGRATYTMEFKHYSEAPKNVAEAIITARTK encoded by the coding sequence ATGGCCCGCAAAACGCCCATCGAGCGCTACCGCAACATCGGTATCAGCGCGCACATCGACGCCGGCAAGACCACCACGACCGAGCGCATCCTGTTCTACACGGGTGTGAACCACAAGATCGGCGAAGTGCACGATGGCGCCGCCACCATGGACTGGATGGAGCAGGAGCAGGAGCGCGGCATCACGATCACGTCGGCTGCCACCACCTGCTTCTGGAAGGGCATGGACATGTCCTTCCCCGAGCACCGCATCAACATCATCGACACCCCCGGCCACGTGGACTTCACCATCGAGGTGGAGCGTTCCATGCGCGTGCTGGATGGCGCCTGCATGGTGTACTGCGCCGTGGGCGGCGTGCAGCCGCAGTCGGAAACCGTCTGGCGCCAGGCCAACAAGTACAAGGTGCCCCGCCTCGCGTTCGTCAACAAGATGGACCGCACCGGCGCGAACTTCTACAAGGTCTACGAGCAGATGAAGGTCCGCCTGAAGGCGAACCCGGTGCCCATCGTGATCCCGATCGGCGCCGAGGAAAACTTCACCGGCGTGGTCGACCTGCGCAAGATGAAGGCCATCATCTGGGACGAAGCCTCCCAGGGCATGAAGTTCAACTTCGAAGACATCCCGGCCGACCTGGTGGAAACCGCCAAGGAATGGCGCGAGAAGATGGTCGAGGCCGCTGCCGAAGCGAACGACGACCTGATGAACAAGTACCTGGAAGAAGGCGACCTCACGGAAGAGGAAATCACCTTCGGTCTGCGTACGCGCACGATCGCCGGCGAGATCCAGCCGATGCTGTGCGGCACCGCCTTCAAGAACAAGGGCGTGCAGCGCATGCTCGACGCCGTCATCGAACTGATGCCTTCCCCGGTGGACATTCCCCCCGTCAAGGGCACGGACGAAGACGAGCAGCCGACCACCCGCAAGGCCGACGACAGCGAGAAGTTCTCGGCGCTGGCGTTCAAGCTGATGACCGACCCGTTCGTGGGCCAGCTGACCTTCGTGCGCGTGTACTCGGGCGTGCTGTCCAAGGGCGACAGCGTGTTCAACCCGATTCGCGGCAAGAAGGAGCGCATCGGCCGGATCGTGCAGATGCACGCCAACAACCGCATGGAAGTCGACGAGATCCGCGCCGGCGACATCGCCGCCTGCGTGGGCCTGAAGGACGTCACGACCGGTGAAACCCTGTGCGACCCGGCGTCCATCGTCATGCTCGAACGCATGGTGTTCCCGGAGCCGGTGATTGCGCAGGCCGTCGAGCCGAAGACCAAGGTCGACCAGGAGAAGATGGGCATTGCCCTGAACCGCCTGGCCGCCGAAGACCCGTCGTTCCGCGTCCGCACCGACGAAGAGTCGGGCCAGACCATCATCGCCGGAATGGGCGAGCTGCACCTGGAAATCATCGTCGACCGCATGAAGCGCGAGTTCGGCGTGGAAGCCAACGTGGGCAAGCCGCAGGTGGCCTACCGCGAAACCATCCGCCGCGTCGTCGAGGACGCGGAAGGCAAGTTCGTGCGCCAGTCGGGCGGCAAGGGCCAGTACGGCCACGTCGTGCTCAAGCTCGAGCCGAACGAGGTGGGCAAGGGCATCCAGTTCGTCGACGCCATCAAGGGCGGTGTGGTGCCGCGCGAATTCATTCCCGCGGTGGAAAAGGGCATCAACGAAGCCGTGACGCAAGGCGTGCTGGCCGGCTACCCGGTGGTGGACGTGAAGGTCACGCTGCACTTCGGCTCCTACCACGACGTCGACTCGAACGAACTGGCGTTCAAGATGGCCGCCATCTTCGGCTTCAAGGAAGGCGCCAAGAAGGCCCAGCCGGTGATCCTCGAGCCGATGATGTCGGTGGAAGTCGAGACGCCGGAAGACTACGCCGGCAACGTGATGGGCGACCTGTCGTCCCGCCGCGGCATGGTGCAGGGCATGGACGACATGCCCGGCGGCGGCAAGGTCATCAAGGCCGAAGTCCCGCTGGCTGAAATGTTCGGCTACTCCACGACGCTGCGCTCGATGT